The nucleotide sequence TCTCCATGTAACCCAAGACACActtgatgatgttgagatcagggctctgtctGGGCAATACCATTACTTCCAGTAATTattgttcttctttatgctgaagatagttttttaatgactttggctgtatgcttgggttcgctcacttagcatttggtaaattgataaaaataaacaatcatcatttatatctCTGAAAGCATAGTGGGATTCCACAGAGTTCCTATAGAGTCTATAGAGACTATAGAATCCAGCTTACCCCCTCAACTTCCTCAAACACTCGCAGGAAGTTCCTTCGAAGGACATTAGCCAATTCATCCTCTGTCCAATTCCTCTTAAGAAGTTCCTGGATTATTACAGGATACTTTGAGACATCTTCTAGTCCCTCAGGAAAgctattataaaaaaaaaaaaaacagatgaaagaAATTCTATCTTTTGTGTATTCTTCTTTTATTAATTCTATAGATAGATTTTTAGATAGTATAATGATATACAGTTCTCTGCATGCTGTGCATACAGGTACATGTCTCACCTATTACCACCATCAAAGTCTCCTCCGATTCCTATCGATTCAGCTCCAATAACCCTCTTAATGTGATCAAAGTGGTCTGTTTAAACAGTTGAAACCAAGAATAAACTCAAGTATCAGAAGTTTTAAtgccacatttaaaaacatatgcaATCAAAAAGGATAATTTACCAGCCAGATGAAAAACATTAGCCTCGCTCTTGCACGAAACAAAAGGGCTGTAAAAATTCACCATGATCAACCCTcggttttttttctgaaacacagCACAAACACTGATACTACCAAGTAGTATAAAGAAGTATTGCCAACGAATCCTAGacatgtttgtgtttcatttacATTCAGTAAAACTGTACTTGCATTGATAAATAAGGTCAAAGCAGAAGTCTGTGTGTTGTGTCAGCCTCTGTATAAGCAAACAGAGGCATTTGACATAATGAGAAACATGCCATGTCAAGATGTGTAATAGCAGCATAAGGGTGGTATTACCCTGAGGTACTAGTCATGCCTTTGTAACAGCAAAGTAAAAATTAGGAGAGAGCTATAATCTTTCCTATTGATCAGAATTTATCCATATCCAGTTTTAAAGACAGGCAAAATAATTGGCTACAAAGTTTTAATTGCTTTGGCTTATAATATCACAATGCATGTTctaatgttaaataaatatttagaataATACAAAGATTAAGAAAAAAGACATTGGAGTTCAGCAGAAGAAACTCAAAACTTTAAACCCGTTATGCTGACACAGAGAAGCGTGTGCCCCAAGGACAACGGTTGGCATATGCTGAAATATAATGGGATccctgtgaatgtgtgtgtatatgcaaGAGCGCCAAAGGCACACAAACCTTAATGGCTGGCAGAAGATCTAAAAGTCAGACACAGGAAGCACATTTAGATGGGAGTGATTATTTAAAGTCTGAACCTCCTACAAGTGTTTGCTTGAGCTTATCATGGCGTACATTAAAGAAGTATCAGAAAAACCTTGTTAAAAAGACTTGTTAATGCTTATCAAGTATGCAAAGAttccaaaataattttcaaaaagtTTGGACTTGAAATAACGAAACTCAGTTCCAAAGTTCTGGTGCagttgaccaaaaaaaaaaaaaaaacaggacattAACAGAAATTTCTGAAAGCTAGTAAAAATCATCAATAATTACTAGCGCaaaacatttatcatttaaaaaattaTGCTTGAATGCCTATCCAGatgataaatatataaatactgtTTATGGAAGTATATGAAAACTTCCCATGGTTTATATAAAGGTTGAAGTGTGTTGATCACTATCATTTTGGCCAATGTACACTGACATCTATGGTTCCAAACTCTTCAATTTTGCTATGAAGAGTGATTAAGGACcttattttgtgtaaaaactaatttattctGCAGGATGTTGTTTTTATGATAGAAATCTGCTTGCAGATGTTCTATGATGTTGGCACTAACCAACAAACCACAGATGATTCAGCAAACATTGTTTCTCACCAAATCGTGAAGCAGCCAGTCTGGTACATTACGACTGTGGTTACAGATCGTGTAGGAGGACGAATGGCTGAAAATGACTGGAGCCTTTGAATGCTTCAGAACAGCTGAAGCAGTGCCCCAAGACGTGTGGGAAATATCCACTATCATTCCCAGTCTGTTCATCTCATCCACCACAGCctgaaaaaaagtgaaaaaaacatttgaaatccaTTTAAATTACCATTTACATATcaggaaaaggaagaaaatggaATAATCAGTCACAGTACATCAATAGAAGGTTAGAGACCACACATGTGAACACTCTGTTATTGATATCTAAAGGAAGTCCTACATTCTGAAGTTCATAGGTCCAGCTaagcaaataaatatatacCACAGACATCTACAACCCCTTTCATTATAAACAAAACCACTATTCACTTTTTCTTCCTACTTTTCAAATAGAAACAAATCGcaacaaatttgaaaaacacAACTTAATATCCGCAGGTTATATTCCCTCAATTTGATTAGGTAAATATGGTGAAAATAAACTGCATGCAAGCTGTGTGGGATGTGATAAATGACAGATTGCTACGGTTACTCCCACTAAAGTTTAACCTTACCTTTCCAAATGTTGTCAGGCTGTTATTGTGTCTTATAAAGACATCATAAAATGTTGAAGATGATTCAGCCCTGCATCAAAAGGCAAATATAGATTAATATGAAGGTGGGAAGCAAAAGACTACTGATTATCTTGATATGATATACACCCTAAAGACAAGAAATCTAATGTTTTGAATTTTGCTGTTAATTGCACATAGTATATTGCATGCTTTTTAGATTACCAGGGAGTATTGCATGAATGAGTGAGGGACATGGAGCGGACTCCAAGCAGATAAAACATGCGCAGTGCTGGAAGGCTGCTATCAATGGAGTGGCCACCTTCAATACTTATCAGACAAgcaatttttttattcatcgcAGAAGCCCTCAGTTCTGCAAAGACAGACATGCTTTTACAATTCAAAAAAGCACTCATTGCATCTGTTCTTTCATTAATTAGGAAAAGTAACATTTGGTACAAGCCCTGTAACATATGGATAAGGAATCAATAAGAAAATCAGTAAGTCTTGGGCTCTTTAACAAGAGAATGAGTACTATACCCTGAGTGGAAGTGACCAGTTCAAAGTCAGGGAATTCGGTGCACATACGTCTGACAACATCTATTTGTTCCAAAGTCAGCCGCACAGCATCCATCTTCTGTGCCCCACACAGAACATAGACTGCAAACATCTGAAAAAGGGAAGTGGatgtcaaacaaaaaaacaagaattgtttATTAAAAGCTACTCTACTGGATTGagaaatagtaataataatagtgTGGAGTACAATGAACTCATTGCTATGTTCTAGAAACTAGTTTCAGATGATTTGAACTTTGtaacatggtgcattatcctgctgcaaGTAGGCCTTAGAAGATGAGAAAACTTTAGTCATAATGGAATGGACACCATAAGCAACAATGCTCAAGTAGTCTGTGATGTTTAATGATGCGTAATTAGTGCTAAGGGTACtaaaaaatatcccccacaccattaacGCAACCACCAAAACAGGCATTTCCATCCACACAACTGCTGCCAACtggtattttctctttttttggtcCATCTTAGAGATGGCTGTGCATTAAAAATCACAGCAAAATCACATCAGATTAGCTGCGATTAGCTTTGAACTACTCAATCATGCCACCTTCAAAGTCACTTTACAATTTGTGTTAAAAAGGAATTGTAGCTATAAGGTGAATGCCAGTGAATGCACATACAGGCTGTATGCACAAAAACCATGTCACAAATGCTGATTCAGTTAAGCCCTGAAGTACCTGTGTCTGTACATGGCCTGCTCTGAGGCGGGAGATGTCAGTGGCCACTTTGTTGAGATGGGTCAGATTGATCTTGCTCAGTTTATTGTTGTGAAGGATCCTCAGCTGGAGCGCTATATCATTATGACTTCAGCGAGCAGAAGGAAGAGTAGGGAGAACATCATTTTAATCTGATTTTAGCCACTCATTTCCAAGATTGATAATTTCTGTGTAGGATTAACACATATGCACCCATTACCCGTCAATAAGAGGGTATTTGTATGTCAAGTTGTGTGCCCTTTCCTTTTCAGCGTATCCAGATATGAAGCGGCACAAAGAGAAAGCCAGCAGAGCTCTGAGAGAGAGCATACAAAGGCTGCATGAAGCACCTAATATAGTTTTTCTACAAGACATTTCTGAGGAGAGAAACACCAC is from Girardinichthys multiradiatus isolate DD_20200921_A chromosome 4, DD_fGirMul_XY1, whole genome shotgun sequence and encodes:
- the dpep2 gene encoding dipeptidase 2 yields the protein MSCRKTILGASCSLCMLSLRALLAFSLCRFISGYAEKERAHNLTYKYPLIDGHNDIALQLRILHNNKLSKINLTHLNKVATDISRLRAGHVQTQMFAVYVLCGAQKMDAVRLTLEQIDVVRRMCTEFPDFELVTSTQELRASAMNKKIACLISIEGGHSIDSSLPALRMFYLLGVRSMSLTHSCNTPWAESSSTFYDVFIRHNNSLTTFGKAVVDEMNRLGMIVDISHTSWGTASAVLKHSKAPVIFSHSSSYTICNHSRNVPDWLLHDLKKNRGLIMVNFYSPFVSCKSEANVFHLADHFDHIKRVIGAESIGIGGDFDGGNSFPEGLEDVSKYPVIIQELLKRNWTEDELANVLRRNFLRVFEEVEGVRDYLRWKKPSEEEIPLQEVENPCRSVLQHPSLRKLSSNQSPSLRAEGSLNLLYLGLVLLFSLSLPG